From the genome of Nitratidesulfovibrio sp.:
CAGTGCGCCGCTGTTCTCCATGCTGCACGAGGCACCCGCGCTGTTCTTTGCCGCGCCGGTGTTCTTCTATCACCTGCCTGCCATGTTCAAGGCCTTCATCGACAGGGGCCAGTCGTACTGGTTGCGGCGCGAGGCGGGCGATGTGCGCCTGCTGTCCCTGCCGCGCCGCACGGCCTGGGTGGCCCTGGTGGCCGGTCGCAAGAAGGGCGAGCACATCTTTGACGGCAGCCTGCTGACGTTGCGTTACTTCCTTGCGGCGTTCAACATCACCCTGGCCGAACCGCTGCTGCTGGCGGGCTATGACGGCCCGGACGACATCGCCAACGATCCGACAACCTGCGCGCGGGTGCTGGAATACGGCGGCAACGCCGCGCGGGCCATGTTCGACGGTCAGGCCATGGCCGTGAACCAGTAGCCGGTGCATCCCTTTCGGGCACGCCTTCTGGCGTGGGCGCGTGCCTGCGGCCTGGCCGAGGTGCGTTGCGCCGCGTGCGGCAGGCCGTGCGACGGGCATGCCGCCGCACCGCCCGGCACGCCGGAATCCTCTTCCCATGCCCCGCCCCTGTGTCCGGCCTGCGCCGTGGCCCTGGCCCCGCGCCGGGGCGGCATTTGCCCGCGCTGCGGCGCGCCGCATGCCCTGTCCGCGCTGCCGGATACCCCCTGCGGGCATTGCCTGGCCACCCCGCCGCCGTGGGCGGCCTTTCGCATGCACGGGCTGTACGAGGGCGCCCTGCGTCATCTGGTGCTGCGGGTGAAATTTGCCGAAGACCATGCCGCGGCACGGTTGCTGGGGGGGCTGTTGGCCACGGCCTGCGCCGACC
Proteins encoded in this window:
- a CDS encoding flavodoxin family protein, which codes for MNTSTIPARALSCSPRANGNSDKLAALFARGFAEAGGNIEVTLMRQYEVRPCVSCYRCQHDPNGWCFLEGTDRSAPLFSMLHEAPALFFAAPVFFYHLPAMFKAFIDRGQSYWLRREAGDVRLLSLPRRTAWVALVAGRKKGEHIFDGSLLTLRYFLAAFNITLAEPLLLAGYDGPDDIANDPTTCARVLEYGGNAARAMFDGQAMAVNQ
- a CDS encoding ComF family protein produces the protein MHPFRARLLAWARACGLAEVRCAACGRPCDGHAAAPPGTPESSSHAPPLCPACAVALAPRRGGICPRCGAPHALSALPDTPCGHCLATPPPWAAFRMHGLYEGALRHLVLRVKFAEDHAAARLLGGLLATACADLPRPDGVVPVPLHPERLRRRGCNQCLELARLPAAVLGVPLRPGWLTRVVPTRPQTGLSRQERRSNLRGAFVAHPEVRGRRVLLVDDICTTGTTLARAADCLLRAGAVAVDCAVAARTPAHPVSPDWRG